A stretch of DNA from Gymnodinialimonas sp. 57CJ19:
GCCGTCTTCCAGCATCGCGGCCTCGGCCTTCTGCGTCACCTCGGCCTTGACCTTGGGGTCTTCGAACACCGCTTCCACGATCAGGTCACAGCCCTTGAGCGCGTCGTAGTCGGTGGTGGCGGTGATCTGGCCGAGCACCTTTGCCTTCTTCTCTTCCGTCACCTTGCCGCGCTTCATGCCCTTGTCGAGGATGCCTTCCGCGTGGGCCTTGCCCTTGTCGGCGCTTTCCTGCGCCGCGTCGATCAGCACAACTTCGATCCCGGCCAGAGCGGAGACATAGGCAATGCCCGCGCCCATCATGCCAGCGCCAAGGATGCCGACCTTCTTCACCGTCTGGTCCGGCACATCGGGGCGGTTTGCGCCCTTCTCCAGCGCTTCCTTGTTGATGAACAGGGACCGGATCATCGCCGAAGACGACGGGTGCATCAGGATTTCGGTGAAGTACCGCGCCTCGATCTTCAGGGCGGTGTCGAAATCCACCAGAGCGCCTTCATAGATAGAGGACAACAGCGCCTTGGCCGCCGGGTAGACGCCCTTGGTCTTGCCGTGGATCATCGCACTGGCGCCCACGAAGGTCATGAAGCCCGCGGGGTGGTAGGGCGCACCGCCGGGCATCTTGTAGCCCTTGGCGTCCCAGGGTTTGACGATGTCGGCGGGGGAGGCGTTTAGCACCCAATCCTTGGCGGCCTGCAACAGGTCTTCGGCCGGGACGACATTGTCGATCAGCTGCGCGGATTTGGCTTTCTTCGGGTCCAGCATCCGCCCTTCCAGCAGGACGGGGGCTGCGGCCATGGCACCGACCATGCGGGAATAGCGGGTGGTGCCGCCCGCGCCGGGGAACAGGCCTAGAAGGATTTCCGGCAGGCCGATCTTGGCCTTGGGGTTGTCGGCCATGACGCGGTGGTGACAGGCAAGCGCGATTTCGGTGCCGATGCCGGCACAGGTGCCGGGGATGGCGCAGGCGATGGGCTTGCCGCCCTTGTTGGTCTTGGGCTCCATGCCCGCGCGTTCGATCTTGCGCAGGATGCGGTGGCCGTTCATCGTGAAGTTGAACAGGCCCTCGGCGGGGTTGTCACCGGACTCGGCCCGGATCGTGGCCAGCACGTTGAGGTCCATGCCACCCGCGAAGGTGGACTTGCCCGACGTGATGACGATGCCCTTGACGGCGTCATCGGCGAGCGCCTGATCGACCAGTTGCTCGCAGGTGTCGAACGCCTCACGCGCCAACACGTTCATCGACTTGCCGGGCACATCCCAAGTAATAACGGCAACGCCATCGGCGCCAATTTCCATGGTAAAGTCGCTCATTTGCGCATCCTTTTCTGAATTTCTCGCATGGTCGGCAGTTTGTCCGTGACCTTGACGGTCGGATCGGAGGGCGTCTCATGCGACAGTGAGTTGGTGACAGAGCTGCATTTCCACTGACCGTCCGCGAACGTCAGCATCATGCGGCTTTTTATCGGGCCAAAGACGATGTCATCGTCTTTGGTAATGGTGGTGTGGTGGTAGCCAAGTATCCGATCCTCCGAGAGGAATTCGGCATAACGCGCGCTTCGGCGCATCCGCGCGGAGCCAAAGTTGTTCAACTGGGTCACGATCAGGTCGAAGAACGCACGTCCATCCTGGGGGGCCGCCACGGTGTGATCGGTGGCGAAGAAATGGGCGGAGAAAGGGAAGGTGAACAGGTCACACCAGCCCTCAAAACTTGGAGAGTTCACGACGCCGTCCAAGGAATTGAGGAACACCTGATAAATCGGCTCGGCCCGTGTCTGGTAACCACGGATATTGGACTTTGCGTCTGCCCATCTTTCTTCAAAACAGCCCGGATCGGACCGCAGAAGCGACAGGGGAAAACGGCTGCCGGTCAGTTCATGATCGGCTTCCGTTACCTTCCAGCCTCCATCCAACAAACGCAGGATCAACCGGTTGCCGTAGGCGGGTATTACCGACGTGGCATTGCGCAGCACATGGGTCGTGTGCCAGCCCTCGATCGTGGTTTCATCCAGGTAACGCGCTTGTTTCACAAGGCGGATGTAGTGGGTCACTTGCTGGGATTTCAGAGCCTGCACGACGCTTGAGACATCGCCGCGCAGGTCTTCGTCCGTCTCCAGAACCGTTTCGTCCGTACCCGTGCGAAAGATGAAGGGCAGGGCAACGTGATCCACGAAACCCGCGACGTCGTCCGCCATCAAGGCAGCAGAGGTACAATCCAGCCAGTCCTGATAAATCAGGTGCGGGTCGCGCATCAGGTCTGGCGGATCAAGGGGCATTGCATCGCTCGTTTCTTGGAAAAAGTGGTGTTCAGGGGCCGTCAGGGGGGCTCTCCCAGATTATACCCGTTCCAGAATAGTGGCGGACCCCATACCCGCCGCAACGCACAGCGTGGCCAAGCCGGTTTCCTTGTCCGCACGCTCCATCTCATCAAGCAGCGTGCCAAGGATCATCGCCCCGGTCGCCCCCAGAGGGTGGCCCATGGCAATGGCACCGCCGTTCACGTTGACCTTTGCATGGTCCACATCGAAGGCCTGCAAGAAGCGCAGGACGACAGCGGCGAAGGCTTCGTTGACCTCGAACAGGTCGATGTCGTTGATGTTCATGCCATTTTCCATCAGGATCTTGGTGGTCACGGGCACGGGACCGGTGAGGTTGATGGTGGGATCGGTGCCGATCTTGGCGTTGGCACGGATACGGGCGCGGGGCTTGAGGCCCCACTTCTCGCCAAACTCCTTGTTGCCGACCAGGATCGCCGCGGAACCGTCAACGATGCCCGAGGAATTGCCGGCGTGGTGGATGTGGTTGATCGCCTCCAGATGGGGGTACTTCATCAAGGCTACCGCATCGAAACCGGGCATTGTCTCGCCCATGTCCTTGAACGCGGGCTTGAGCGAGCCGAGGGACTGCATATCCGTCTGAGGGCGCAAGTATTCGTCTTTATCAAGGATCGTCAGGCCGTTTTGATCGCGCACCGTGATCACCGACTTGTCGAAATGGCCCGCGTCCCAGGCCGCCTTGGCGCGGCGCTGGCTTTCGACCGAATATTCATCGACCTGATCGCGGGTGAAGCCGTATTCCGTCGCGATAATGTCGGCAGAAATCCCCTGCGGCACGAAGTAACTGCCCATGGCAAGTTGCGGATCGACGGCCATGGCGGCACCATCGCTGCCCATGGCGACGCGGCCCATCATCTCGACCCCGCCTGCGATATAGCCGTCACCGGCGCCGCCCTTGATCTGGTTGGCGGCGAGGTTCACCGCCTCCAGACCCGACGCGCAAAAGCGGTTGATGGCGAGGCCGGGGATACTCTCATCCAGGTCCGAAGCCAGCACCGCGGCGCGCGCGAGGCAGCCGCCTTGCTCCATCACCTGGGTGACGTTGCCCCAGATCACGTCTTCGACGGCGTGGCCTTCAAGCCCATTGCGTTCCTTGAGGGTGTTCAGCGTAAACGCAGAGAGCCGCGCCGAGGTGACCTCGTGTAGGGCGCCGTCGCGGCGACCTTTGCCGCGTGGGGTACGGATGGCATCGTAAATATAGGCGTCGGTCATGGGATGATCCTTCAATTCAAGTCGGTAAGGCCGGCATGATCGCCCCAAAGGGCGACAGCGGCGGCGATGGTAATCCCGTTCAGAAACGGGGATGTGCGGGAATACAGTGGAACGGTCTTGGCGCTCTGGGTTTGGCCGATGGCAGGGAACCCGCCCGAAGCATTGGGGGTTAGCGCGGCAGTGGGCGGCCTGCCGCGCAATGCGATCGACACCGCGCCGAGCGCCTTCTGCACGGCCAATGGCACCGCGCCATTGGTGACTGCGCCCAAGCAAGAGCCAATGTTGAGCCGAGCGGACGTCATCGATGCACCTCCCGGAGGGACACGATGATCGTAGCTGCGAGGGGCGGTTGAGCGCAGGCTCCGGTCAAGACAGCGGTTGCCCCATCAGCCGCAAGAGGGGGTGCAATCACACCCGCCGCATCCACCATCGCAAGATGGCGGTGAGCAATCGACTCCGCCGCATCCATCGGCGCCTCCTTCAACAGGGGTGCCAACCTTGTCGGGCGTCGGTTGCGCATCGGCTGACCCAGCCACGCAGAAGGCGGGCAGGGCGAAGAAGCACCAGCCAACCTCGGTGCAGTCGCAAGCGTTGTCGACCCAGCGCCCTGCACGGCTTTCGCGGCGTTTACCCTTGCGGCCCCGGCGCGGTGGGCGGGCATGCTCGTCCGCCCGATCTGCATGAACGGCACAATTGGCGCGCAGGGTTTCGGACGCCAAACGGCAGTCTCGGGACCGTTGCCGGATCGCCGGGATCGCGCCCCAAAGCCCGCTGTCGCGGATCGCGTGCTTGGCATGGCCGGAACAGCCCGTACCGCCGTGCAGCACGGAGTGGGCACAGCGAAATCCCTTGTACGGAGAAATATACCGCTGATACCCCCAGATTGCCCCAAGGGCGAGTTTACTGACCATGGCCAAGCGTCCCGTGGTTGTTTCCGGGAACACTGCCAAGCCGCGCGAGGAGATACTAGGGGGAATGGGGGGGCGAATTGGGTCATGCCGGGAACGCAGGCTCCATCAGGTCATAGGGATGCTTCCAGCCCGGCGTGTCACTGATCCGCGTGAGCCAAGCGTCAATGGCTGGATAGTCCGCGCGGGTGAAGGAGAACGGCTCGTCGTAAAAGAGGTATCCGGCACAGCTGATGTCGGCGCAGCTGATCGCGTCGCCTGCCAGCCAGTCACGTTGGGACAGCTCGCCCTCAAGGACCTTCAGGGCCGCTTTCAGGCGACCCACATGGAAAGCAATGACATCGGCGTTGCGCTTTTCCTCGGGAAGGAAATTCATCAAGAACCGCAGAGGCCCGGCAATGCCCGAGACCTTCTGGTTGTCAAAGATCGTCCAGCGCAGGACGTTGCGCGGCGTATCGCCGGTAAGTTTGCCCGTGGTCTCCATGACCCAATGCTGGATCACGCCCGATTGGGTCATGATCTCGTCCCCGGTATCGAGGACGGGGATTTCCCCCATGGGGTTGATGGCGCGAAACTCTGGGCTGCGGGCCTCGCCGTTGAAGAAATCAACATGGCGCGGCTGCCAAGGGATGCCGGCCAGCTCCAAAGCCAGCGCCGCCTTGTAAGCGTTGCCGCTTTCGCCGAAGCAGTAAAGAACGTTGGTCATTGCATGCGCCTCCCAAGCGTCGCGCGTTGTTTCAAGCGGCTTTGGGGGTTTCACACCCCCAAATGTGACCTTTCCCAAGGGAAAGATCACGCCCCCGTGCGATATTTTTGAAAAGATGAAGGGGCCCGTAACGCTTCGTTAACGCTGAAGCGCCAAAGTGGGGTTGCGGAACAGGCTGCGAAGCCGATGACCGTAAAAGGTGAAGGCGTCGTGTCGTTCAGTGAAGCGCCCCCCGCATGTTTGCGTGAGTCGAGTGCTGCAGAACTTTGGGGAACACTCGGTTCGACACGGCGTACTTCGGCCCTGCTTCATCTTTTCAAAAATATCGAATCCTCCCTGCGCCAAGGGCGCTTTCGTTAGCGTTTTCTGTCTTCCAGCTCAGAGTTGAAGATCCTGATCCGGGCGATGAATTTCTCGTCGTTAAGGACGCTGCCCCAGTTTTCGAACACAAAGGACAGGAACTCTCCCTCATCCAAGCCCGCCTCCTTTGAGAGGCCGCGCAATTTGCGGTAGCCGTCTTCGGTCATCGCGATATTTGTGCGGCGTGTCAGACGTAGGCGTTTCGGCATGGTGTCCCTTTCTGATCCAAGGCGCGCCCTGAGGAAGGGCGCGCCTCGACTATGCCGCTTAGAAGTTGGCCGCGTCCAGCGCCATCACCGCATCTCCGCCCGCTTGAATGCGGGCCAGGTGGGTTGCTGTCATCGGCAGAGTGCGGGTCATGTAGAACCGCCCGGTGGCCAGCTTGGTCTCGTGGAAGACCGGGTCCGAGGTGCCATCGGCTAGCGCCTTGAGCGACGCTTTTGCCATCATGCCCCACATCAGGCCCAGGCAGGTGTGGCCGAAGAGGTGCATGAAGTCGGTGGAGCCGGACAGCGCGTTGTTGGGGTTCTTCATGCCTTCCTGCATGAAGTACATGCCCGCCGCTTGCAGGTCTTTGGAGGCGGCTTTCAGCGGCGCGATGAAGTCTTCCAAGCCGTCGACGTCTGCGTTGTCCTTGCAGAAGCCCTTGACCAGATCGAAGAACGCCATGACGTGCTTGCCGCCGTCTTGCGCCAGCTTGCGGCCTACGAGGTCCAGCGCTTGGACACCGTTGGCGCCCTCGTAGATCATTGCGATACGGGCGTCTCGGGCGAATTGGGACATGCCCCATTCCTCGATATAGCCGTGGCCGCCGTAGACCTGCTGGGCCTGCACGGTCATGTCGAAACCCTTGTCCGTCAGGAAGCCCTTGATCACCGGCGTGAGTAGCGAGATCAGGCCGTCGGCGTCCTTGTCTTCAGAGCGGTGGGCGGCGTCGATCAGCGTCGAGCCCCAGAGAAGGAAAGCGCGGCCCGCTTCGGCGAAGCTTTTCTGCTCCATCAGGTTGCGACGGATATCGGGGTGGACGATCAGCGGATCGGCGGGGCCGTCGGGGTTCTCGGCGCCGGTGACGGCGCGGCCCTGCAGACGGTCCTTGGCGTAGTCGAGCGCGTTCTGGTAGGCGGCCTCGGCCTGGGCCAAGCCCTGCATGCCGACGCCCAGACGGGCTTCGTTCATCATCGTGAACATCGCGCGCATGCCTTTGTGCTCTTCGCCCAGAAGGTAGCCGGTGGCCTCGTCATAGTTCATCACGCAGGTCGAATTGCCGTGGATGCCCATCTTTTCTTCGATCTTGCCGCAGCTTACGCCGTTGCGGTCGCCCAGGCTGCCGTCCTCGTTCACGTGGAACTTCGGCACGATGAACAGCGACACGCCTTTGATGCCCTCGGGGCCGCCCACGATCTTGCCCAACACCAGGTGAATGATGTTGTCGGACATGTCGTGTTCACCGGCGGAGATGAAGATCTTCTGGCCAGTGATCTTGTAGGAGCCGTCGTCTTGCGGCTCGGCCTTGGTGCGCATCAGGCCCAGATCGGTGCCGCAGTGGGGCTCTGTCAGGTTCATGGTGCCGGTCCATTCGCAGGTCACCATCTTGGGCAGGTATTTCGCTTTCTGCTCGTCAGAGCCGTGCACCAAGATGGCGGAGGCCGCGCCGTGGGTCAGGCCCTGGTACATGGTGAAAGCCATGTTGGCGGAAGAGAACATCTCGCCGACCGCCGTGTTCATCACGTAAGGAAGCCCCATGCCGCCGAATTCTTCGGGCATGTCGATGCCGGGCCAGCCGCCTTCGGCCATCTGGTCAAACGCCGCCTTGAAGCCTGTGGGCGTGCGCACCACGCCGTTTTCCATCACACAGCCTTCGGTGTCGCCCACCACGTTCAACGGGGTCAGGACCTCGGACGAGATCTTGCCGGCTTCTTCAAGGATGGCGCCGGTGAATTCCCGGTCCAGATCGCCGTAGCCGGGGGTCTGAAGGTCCGAGATGTTCAGCACGTCGTGCAAAATGAACTGTGTGTCTTTCGTCGGGGCGGTGTAGCGCGGCATTGGTGTCTCCCTTGGTGTTTAGCGTCAGGCGGCGGACTCTTTGCTGGTCAGCATTTCCGTCACCAACGTCATCTGGTTGCGCAGCTCGTCGATGGCTTCATCAAGTTCGGCGCGTTGTTTCTCCATGTCGGCAAGGCGGGCTCGGGCAATGGAAAGCGTGCTGACAAGCTGCGTTTGTTGGCTATCGTCTACGGTGTAGAGGTCCAGCAGCTGCCGGATCTCTTCCAGCGAGAACCCAAAGCGCTTGCCGCGCAGGATCAATTTCAGGCGGGCACGGTCGCGACGGGTAAAGAGGCGGCGCTGACCTTCCCGGATGGGGTGGAGCAATTCCTTGGACTCGTAGAAGCGCAGGGTACGAGGCGTGACGTCATAGGCATCACACATCTCGCGGATGGTCATGGTTTCGGTTGTCATTGTGTCGGTCTCACTAAGATCAAACATTACATTCAATACCCCATGTGCGAGTCATGGGCATAGTCTACAAGGATGGGTGACGTTTACGTAACTCGGACGTTGCGTCACTCCGAGGCTTACGAAAGGTTAACTAAGTTGCCCCTACGTCCCGAGCAATTTTCGCTCAGCTCAAAAGCACGCTCTGTGCTGTTCTTTTATGGTTGAATGCGGTGCATTCACTGGGGTGCAGACTACCTAGAGGGGACCTAAAGGTTAATGACCGGAGGGCAATGCCAAACACTATAGCTATGCGCTGACCGGGTAGCGCATATGCCGAATTGGCTATGCTCAGACGTGTCACGGCACATCTTGGTCGACATAAGTGGGGGAGTTAGTTGAGCGCGCCTAGATCGAGACAGAGGCGTCGCGCAGGGATTTTAGCTCGGAAATGATTTCATCCAGCTCGGCGCGGCGGGCGTTGAGCTCTTCCAGCTGACGGTCCGCCTTGGCGATCCAGACATCGCGCTGGCCTTCCCAGCCTTCACCGCGGTCGTAGATTTCCAGCCATTGGCGAATTTCTTCGAGGGAGAACCCAAACCGACGCCCGCGCAGGATCAGGGTCATTCGGGCGACCTCACGGGGGCCATAAAACCTTGCGCGTCCTTCACGCTCGGGCGAGAGGAGTTCAATATACTCATAGTGACGCAACGTCCGGGGCGTGACCTCGAACCTTGCGCACATCTCTTTAAAATTGAGCCGATCCTCGGCCATGATCATCCGTTCCTTCCAGTTTCCGGCGCCAGTATGCCGCGAGTTGCGCGGGTTGTTAAGTAAAACCCCTTGCGTCCCAACAGGCAGAGCGCGACATCTAAGGGATGTAACGCAAGAGGGGCCCATGGCGAACGAGTTTACAGCAGGCGACAGGGCCAATCTGGTGCGGCAGTTCATTGAGACGATGCCATTTGCCAAGGCTTTGCAGATGAAGATGGAAGAAATGGCCGACGGCACGGCGGTGATTTCGATGCCCTATTCACCGGAGATCGTTGGCGATCCGGCGACAGGCGTGATCCATGGCGGCGCGGTGTCGGCCCTGATGGATACCTGCGGCGGTGCTGCGGTGATGTGCCACCCGCGGACCAAAGCGGCCACGGCGACCTTGGATTTGCGCATCGACTATATGCGTCCCGCCACCCCCGGAGACCGGATCACCGCCCGCGCCCATTGCTATAATGTCACGCGGTCCGTGGCGTTCGTCCGGGCCGAGGCCTTTGACGGTGACGCAAGCCGCCCCGTGGCCTCGGCCACCGGCGCATTTACCATGGCGGGGGGATAAGGATATGGCTCGACCCCGCCCGGAACCCGTTCACGTCGTCAAAGAACGCCGAGACCGCGCCCTTGCGGCGTTGGTGTCGGGGGTGCCGTATATCTCGACCATGGGGAT
This window harbors:
- a CDS encoding MerR family DNA-binding transcriptional regulator; this encodes MAEDRLNFKEMCARFEVTPRTLRHYEYIELLSPEREGRARFYGPREVARMTLILRGRRFGFSLEEIRQWLEIYDRGEGWEGQRDVWIAKADRQLEELNARRAELDEIISELKSLRDASVSI
- a CDS encoding 3-hydroxyacyl-CoA dehydrogenase NAD-binding domain-containing protein, with product MSDFTMEIGADGVAVITWDVPGKSMNVLAREAFDTCEQLVDQALADDAVKGIVITSGKSTFAGGMDLNVLATIRAESGDNPAEGLFNFTMNGHRILRKIERAGMEPKTNKGGKPIACAIPGTCAGIGTEIALACHHRVMADNPKAKIGLPEILLGLFPGAGGTTRYSRMVGAMAAAPVLLEGRMLDPKKAKSAQLIDNVVPAEDLLQAAKDWVLNASPADIVKPWDAKGYKMPGGAPYHPAGFMTFVGASAMIHGKTKGVYPAAKALLSSIYEGALVDFDTALKIEARYFTEILMHPSSSAMIRSLFINKEALEKGANRPDVPDQTVKKVGILGAGMMGAGIAYVSALAGIEVVLIDAAQESADKGKAHAEGILDKGMKRGKVTEEKKAKVLGQITATTDYDALKGCDLIVEAVFEDPKVKAEVTQKAEAAMLEDGIFATNTSTLPITMLAKASARAEQFIGIHFFSPVDKMALVEIIKGKQTGDVAVAKALDFVRQIRKTPIVVNDERFFYANRCILPYVNEGVRMLQEGVEPALIENAAKLVGMPLGPLQLTDETSIDLGAKIARATKAGDPNYDDATDELIFWMEEEGRLGRKANAGFYSYDEKGKRTGLWDGLRERYDVKDEQPELTDVQHRLLFAQVLEAVRALEAGVLMDIREGDVGAILGWGFAPWSGGPFSWLDILGTPYAAERCDQLTAAYGERFECPALLREMAEKGQSFYGRFGEGVDSKAA
- a CDS encoding acetyl-CoA C-acetyltransferase, which gives rise to MTDAYIYDAIRTPRGKGRRDGALHEVTSARLSAFTLNTLKERNGLEGHAVEDVIWGNVTQVMEQGGCLARAAVLASDLDESIPGLAINRFCASGLEAVNLAANQIKGGAGDGYIAGGVEMMGRVAMGSDGAAMAVDPQLAMGSYFVPQGISADIIATEYGFTRDQVDEYSVESQRRAKAAWDAGHFDKSVITVRDQNGLTILDKDEYLRPQTDMQSLGSLKPAFKDMGETMPGFDAVALMKYPHLEAINHIHHAGNSSGIVDGSAAILVGNKEFGEKWGLKPRARIRANAKIGTDPTINLTGPVPVTTKILMENGMNINDIDLFEVNEAFAAVVLRFLQAFDVDHAKVNVNGGAIAMGHPLGATGAMILGTLLDEMERADKETGLATLCVAAGMGSATILERV
- the yidD gene encoding membrane protein insertion efficiency factor YidD, whose amino-acid sequence is MVSKLALGAIWGYQRYISPYKGFRCAHSVLHGGTGCSGHAKHAIRDSGLWGAIPAIRQRSRDCRLASETLRANCAVHADRADEHARPPRRGRKGKRRESRAGRWVDNACDCTEVGWCFFALPAFCVAGSADAQPTPDKVGTPVEGGADGCGGVDCSPPSCDGGCGGCDCTPSCG
- a CDS encoding MerR family DNA-binding transcriptional regulator, with amino-acid sequence MTTETMTIREMCDAYDVTPRTLRFYESKELLHPIREGQRRLFTRRDRARLKLILRGKRFGFSLEEIRQLLDLYTVDDSQQTQLVSTLSIARARLADMEKQRAELDEAIDELRNQMTLVTEMLTSKESAA
- a CDS encoding acyl-CoA dehydrogenase C-terminal domain-containing protein, whose product is MPRYTAPTKDTQFILHDVLNISDLQTPGYGDLDREFTGAILEEAGKISSEVLTPLNVVGDTEGCVMENGVVRTPTGFKAAFDQMAEGGWPGIDMPEEFGGMGLPYVMNTAVGEMFSSANMAFTMYQGLTHGAASAILVHGSDEQKAKYLPKMVTCEWTGTMNLTEPHCGTDLGLMRTKAEPQDDGSYKITGQKIFISAGEHDMSDNIIHLVLGKIVGGPEGIKGVSLFIVPKFHVNEDGSLGDRNGVSCGKIEEKMGIHGNSTCVMNYDEATGYLLGEEHKGMRAMFTMMNEARLGVGMQGLAQAEAAYQNALDYAKDRLQGRAVTGAENPDGPADPLIVHPDIRRNLMEQKSFAEAGRAFLLWGSTLIDAAHRSEDKDADGLISLLTPVIKGFLTDKGFDMTVQAQQVYGGHGYIEEWGMSQFARDARIAMIYEGANGVQALDLVGRKLAQDGGKHVMAFFDLVKGFCKDNADVDGLEDFIAPLKAASKDLQAAGMYFMQEGMKNPNNALSGSTDFMHLFGHTCLGLMWGMMAKASLKALADGTSDPVFHETKLATGRFYMTRTLPMTATHLARIQAGGDAVMALDAANF
- a CDS encoding glutathione S-transferase, whose product is MTNVLYCFGESGNAYKAALALELAGIPWQPRHVDFFNGEARSPEFRAINPMGEIPVLDTGDEIMTQSGVIQHWVMETTGKLTGDTPRNVLRWTIFDNQKVSGIAGPLRFLMNFLPEEKRNADVIAFHVGRLKAALKVLEGELSQRDWLAGDAISCADISCAGYLFYDEPFSFTRADYPAIDAWLTRISDTPGWKHPYDLMEPAFPA
- a CDS encoding PaaI family thioesterase translates to MANEFTAGDRANLVRQFIETMPFAKALQMKMEEMADGTAVISMPYSPEIVGDPATGVIHGGAVSALMDTCGGAAVMCHPRTKAATATLDLRIDYMRPATPGDRITARAHCYNVTRSVAFVRAEAFDGDASRPVASATGAFTMAGG